One stretch of Nitratiruptor tergarcus DSM 16512 DNA includes these proteins:
- a CDS encoding gamma carbonic anhydrase family protein: protein MLLRYKEWFPTIGQNAWVAPDATVVGNVEIGKESSIWFGCVIRGDVHYIKIGDRTNIQDLSMIHVTHYKKPDMSDGYPTIIGNDVTVGHRVMLHGCIIEDACLIGMNSTILDGAVIGKESIVGAGALVTGGKKFPPRSLILGTPAKVVRELTDKEVQELYASAKRYVAFKNEYIDFIQ from the coding sequence ATGCTTTTACGCTATAAAGAGTGGTTTCCAACAATTGGTCAAAATGCATGGGTCGCTCCAGATGCAACAGTAGTAGGAAATGTGGAAATTGGAAAAGAGAGCTCCATATGGTTTGGATGCGTTATACGCGGTGATGTACACTACATCAAAATAGGAGATCGTACAAATATTCAAGACTTAAGTATGATTCATGTCACCCATTATAAAAAGCCTGATATGAGCGATGGCTATCCTACTATCATAGGCAACGATGTAACAGTAGGGCATAGAGTGATGCTGCATGGATGCATTATTGAAGATGCATGTCTCATTGGGATGAACTCCACCATACTCGATGGAGCCGTCATAGGAAAAGAGTCGATCGTAGGAGCAGGAGCACTGGTTACTGGCGGAAAAAAATTTCCTCCAAGAAGCCTCATTTTAGGAACTCCAGCAAAAGTGGTAAGAGAACTGACAGACAAAGAGGTACAAGAGCTTTACGCAAGTGCAAAAAGGTATGTTGCATTTAAAAATGAGTATATCGATTTTATTCAATAA